In Drosophila simulans strain w501 chromosome 3R, Prin_Dsim_3.1, whole genome shotgun sequence, a single window of DNA contains:
- the LOC6729095 gene encoding nucleolar protein 56, with protein MSNLYVLYEHAAGFSLFSVKEFEEVSMFLPQVESSVTDLAKFNSIVKLAGFAPFKTAIAALENINAISEGIVPQDLLSFLDDFFAKLKKKKCTLGIADAKLGAAITEAIGVQCSHFGVVPEILRGVRFHFAKLVKGFTDKSAGVAQLGLGHSYSRAKVKFNVHRSDNMIIQSIALLDQLDKDVNTFSMRIREWYSYHFPELVKIVPDNYMFAKAAKFIKDRKNLTQDQLEDLEKIVMDSAKAQAIIDAAKMSMGMDISIVDLMNIELFAERVVKLSEYRKKLSTYLHNKMNLVAPNLQSLIGDQVGARLISHAGSLTNLAKYPASTVQILGAEKALFRALKTRSNTPKYGLIYHSSFIGRAGLKNKGRISRFLANKCSIASRIDCFLEQPTSVFGETLKQQVEDRLKFYESGDVPRKNIEVMKEAIEAAGQEAAVTAQSEKKKKKKKRAADDEGETNGASNGNGAAAEAENGNGNDDGEPKKKKKKKNKNKEAVEA; from the exons atg TCGAACCTGTATGTGCTGTACGAGCATGCGGCGGGCTTCTCGCTCTTCTCCGTCAAGGAGTTCGAGGAGGTGTCCATGTTCCTGCCCCAGGTGGAGTCCTCGGTGACGGACCTCGCCAAGTTCAACTCCATTGTTAAGCTGGCTGGATTTGCGCCTTTCAAGACGGCCATTGCCGCACTGGAGAACATCAATGCCATTTCCGAGGGCATTGTGCCGCAGGATCTGCTCTCCTTCTTGGATGACTTCTTCGCCaagctgaagaagaagaagtgcACCTTGGGTATTGCGGATGCCAAGCTGGGAGCTGCCATCACCGAGGCCATTGGCGTCCAGTGCAGTCACTTTGGAGTGGTTCCTGAGATCCTGCGCGGCGTGCGATTCCACTTCGCTAAGTTGGTCAAGG GATTCACCGACAAGTCCGCTGGCGTTGCTCAGCTGGGTCTGGGCCACAGCTACTCGCGTGCCAAGGTCAAGTTCAATGTTCATCGTTCCGACAACATGATCATCCAGTCGATTGCACTGCTGGATCAGCTGGATAAGGACGTGAATACCTTCTCCATGCGGATACGCGAGTGGTACTCGTATCACTTCCCAGAACTGGTCAAAATCGTTCCCGACAACTACATGTTCGCCAAGGCGGCTAAGTTCATCAAGGATCGCAAGAACCTCACGCAAGACCAGCTGGAGGATCTTGAGAAGATCGTCATGGACTCCGCCAAGGCTCAGGCTATCATTGATGCCGCCAAGATGTCCATGGGCATGGACATCTCCATTGTGGATCTGATGAACATTGAGCTGTTCGCCGAGCGCGTTGTCAAGCTCTCCGAGTACCGAAAGAAACTGTCTACCTACTTGCACAACAAGATGAACTTGGTGGCGCCCAATCTACAGTCTTTGATTGGTGACCAGGTCGGTGCCCGCCTGATATCGCATGCCGGCAGCTTGACCAATCTGGCCAAGTACCCAGCATCTACAGTACAAATCCTGGGTGCCGAGAAGGCGCTCTTCCGTGCTCTAAAGACCCGCTCCAATACGCCCAAGTATGGTCTTATCTATCATTCTTCGTTCATTGGTCGAGCTGGCCTGAAGAACAAGGGTCGCATCTCTCGCTTCCTGGCCAACAAGTGCTCCATCGCGTCGCGTATCGATTGCTTCCTGGAGCAGCCGACTAGCGTATTTGGCGAAACTCTTAAGCAACAGGTCGAAGATCGCCTCAAGTTCTACGAGTCCGGCGATGTGCCGCGCAAGAACATTGAGGTAATGAAGGAGGCCATCGAGGCAGCTGGCCAAGAGGCGGCAGTCACTGCACAGTccgagaagaagaagaaaaagaagaagcggGCGGCTGATGACGAGGGCGAGACGAATGGCGCCAGCAATGGAAACGGAGCAGCCGCCGAGGCGgagaatggcaatggcaacgaTGATGGAGagccaaagaagaagaagaaaaagaagaacaaaaacaaggaAGCGGTGGAGGCGTAA
- the LOC6729091 gene encoding FAST kinase domain-containing protein 4: MLGLQRFAGSFVTQLYRRAAFSSSVRAAGIPVAPTGVQSDAVEPEARAPAVEEAAKKPRGNMVAAAFESLRNDNSKDESKSQASSKIDERIINAKTVNGLLTITENNNGFSRKHALRIVSILAEWSTLNRVKISEFENDTRFLRICRMLGRTVPKNNGANNKDLDENGTAKRISGFRTDDLNTVLGVAGDDEAAKLIASISLPQMVKVMSTLAQRKRRSTPLLRSLAFNISSASESLDLKQAGDVLFAMSTLNFQDSVLSAKVCADVQSALPKNVEKSAVVGSIITSLGILRYRDLDILESLTQWLLKNSEICRPQDLSAYFLTSALLNFKSAQLEEVSKKLVKSIVREDFTKQSEWLSFVWSLTMLGIVEHGHLASVLSADFLETLKKDKAGVTATSKMRLLNLNSYAQLIATDYKGPLLPTDSPVYQVPMAHPKAKQVLVNGMLDALKSLLPASNHLQTAVDTKMGFLIDALCHFDANKNPLPLDKENPNAIRVALMVIDFHDICHGTHRCGSGVTNLTFDLLEKSGYHVIPVPYNEFSTSDKLLKRVQYLESKFKAIASSK, from the exons ATGTTGGGACTACAACGTTTTGCCGGCAGTTTTGTCACCCAGTTGTACCGCCGTGCAGCCTTCAGCAGCAGTGTCCGGGCAGCGGGCATTCCCGTTGCCCCTACTGGAGTACAGTCGGATGCAGTGGAGCCGGAAGCACGCGCGCCGGCTGTGGAGGAGGCGGCCAAAAAGCCCAGGG GCAACATGGTAGCCGCTGCTTTTGAATCCCTCAGAAACGACAATTCCAAAGATGAGAGTAAAAGCCAAGCCTCCAGCAAGATCGATGAGCGTATCATCAACGCAAAGACAGTCAATGGACTGCTAACTATCACGGAGAACAACAATGGCTTCTCAAGGAAACATGCCCTCAGAATTGTCTCCATCCTGGCCGAGTGGAGCACCTTGAATCGAGTAAAGATCTCGGAATTTGAGAACGACACAAGGTTCCTACGTATTTGCCGGATGTTGGGCCGGACGGTTCCGAAAAATAATGGTGCTAACAACAAGGACCTAGACGAGAATGGGACGGCCAAGCGGATTTCCGGATTCCGAACAGATGACCTAAACACGGTGCTTGGCGTAGCTGGTGATGATGAGGCCGCTAAGCTGATAGCTAGCATCAGCCTGCCCCAGATGGTCAAGGTGATGAGCACCCTAGCCCAGCGGAAGAGGCGTAGTACTCCTCTCTTGCGCTCCCTGGCCTTTAATATCAGCAGCGCGTCGGAATCGCTGGACTTAAAGCAAGCGGGGGATGTGCTGTTCGCCATGTCCACGTTGAATTTCCAGGATTCTGTTCTGAGCGCCAAAGTGTGTGCAGATGTGCAATCGGCGCTGCCTAAGAATGTGGAGAAGTCTGCCGTTGTGGGATCCATTATTACCAGCCTGGGAATTTTACGATACCGGGATTTGG ATATCTTGGAATCACTGACGCAGTGGCTTTTAAAGAATAGTGAAATCTGTCGCCCACAAGATCTCAGTGCCTATTTCCTTACCTCGGCCCTGCTAAACTTCAAAAGCGCTCAACTGGAGGAAGTGAGCAAAAAGCTAGTAAAGTCTATTGTCCGCGAGGATTTTACCAAGCAATCCGAGTGGTTGAGCTTTGTGTGGTCGCTAACAATGCTGGGTATAGTAGAACACGGCCACTTGGCTTCTGTTTTGAG TGCGGACTTCCTGGAGACGTTGAAAAAGGACAAAGCTGGTGTCACAGCTACCTCCAAAATGAGGCTACTCAACTTGAATAGCTATGCCCAGTTAATAGCCACAGATTACAAGGGTCCACTATTGCCCACTGACAGTCCTGTCTATCAGGTGCCCATGGCGCATCCTAAAGCAAAGCAAGTGCTGGTAAATGGAATGCTAGATGCACTGAAAAGTCTGCTGCCGGCCAGCAATCATTTACAAACCGCTGTAGATACTAAAATGGGCTTCCTCATAG ATGCACTGTGCCATTTTGATGCTAACAAAAACCCCCTGCCTTTGGACAAAGAAAATCCGAATGCAATAAG GGTGGCGCTGATGGTCATCGATTTCCATGACATATGCCACGGAACGCATCGCTGTGGCAGCGGCGTTACGAATCTGACATTTGACCTGCTAGAAAAGAGTGGTTACCACGTTATTCCCGTGCCCTATAATGAGTTCAGCACCAGTGACAAACTACTGAAACGCGTTCAGTATTTGGAGTCAAAGTTCAAGGCGATTGCAAGTAGCAAATAA
- the LOC6729093 gene encoding clathrin interactor 1 isoform X2: MVDKFISMWKVRELADKVTNVVMNYTETEGKVREATNDDPWGPTGPLMQELAYSTFSYETFPEVMSMLWKRMLQDNKTNWRRTYKSLLLLNYLVRNGSERVVTSSREHIYDLRSLENYTFTDEGGKDQGINVRHKVRELIDFIQDDDRLREERKKAKKNKDKYIGMSSDAMGMRSGGYSGYSGGSGGGGGGSGGYNDGDYRSSRGDNWYSDKSADKDRYEDDDTHYDGEREGSDSDSPSPRRNYRYNDRASPAEVASEAKPSSLNMNIRSKTVSSPVSKQPTSTASAKPALSQKKIDLGAAANFGKPAPGGAAGIHSPTHRDTPTSVDLMGGASPSPSASKANNNTQSNNNDLLDDLFKTCSPPPGQEKTLNSAAVIVDDDDDFNPRASDASQQEFGDFAAAFGQPSAGSTISEPPSTGLIPAANDEFADFAAFQGSTTSTSALDGNLLKTATPANDSFDLFNSAPTSTAAATTATDLLAGLGDLSIHQSMPMDNMMPPIAAVTGNNLLQPMSVTNNNNNTNGGAVPAAASAQSTAVGATWSGDLKGGKMNIDLDNLLMSKSGKPSAPAPSMNALKTNSPAKAPLNVQTGGGFPGLSPMTSPNIFGAPAPQQSIPQNQSAFANFGAFQQQQNHSNNNNNSSSAFDLFQ, translated from the exons ATGGTGGATAAGTTCATCAGCATGTGGAAAGTGCGCGAATTGGCGGACAAGGT CACCAATGTCGTGATGAATTACACGGAAACGGAGGGCAAGGTGCGGGAAGCTACCAACGATGATCCGTGGGGGCCTACAGGACCCCTCATGCAGGAATTGGCTTACTCCACCTTCTCATACGAAACATTCCCGGAGGTGATGTCTATGCTGTGGAAGCGCATGCTGCAGGACAATAAAACCAACTGGCGACGCACCTACAAG AGCCTCCTTCTGCTAAACTATTTGGTGCGAAACGGCTCTGAGCGAGTGGTAACCTCCTCTCGGGAGCACATCTACGATCTGCGCTCGCTGGAGAACTATACGTTCACCGACGAGGGTGGCAAGGATCAGGGTATTAATGTTAGGCATAAGGTACGAGAGCTTATAGACTTTATTCAGGACGATGATCGTTTGCGCGAGGAGCGCAAAAAGGCGAAGAAGAACAAGGACAAGTACATCGGCATGAGCAGCGACGCCATGGGCATGCGAAGCGGTGGCTACAGCGGCTATAGTGGTGGCTctggaggaggcggcggtggtAGCGGAGGCTACAATGATGGCGATTACCGCTCTAGTCGTGGAGACAATTGGT ACTCCGACAAAAGCGCCGACAAGGATCGGTATGAGGATGATGATACTCACTACGATGGAGAGCGAGAAGGATCCGACAGCGACTCACCCAGTCCAAG ACGTAACTATCGATACAATGACCGTGCGAGTCCCGCCGAAGTGGCCAGCGAGGCCAAACCTTCCAGCCTCAACATGAACATTCGTTCGAAGACCGTCAGTTCCCCTGTCTCCAAACAGCCCACTTCAACGGCTTCTGCCAAGCCAGCGCTGTCCCAGAAGAAGATCGATCTGGGGGCGGCAGCAAACTTTGGAAAGCCAGCTCCTGGCGGTGCTGCTGGCATCCACTCGCCAACTCACCGTGACACTCCCACCAGCGTGGACTTGATGGGCGGCGCTTCGCCATCGCCGTCTGCTTCCAAGGCAAACAATAATACGCAAAGCAATAACAACGATCTGCTGGACGATCTGTTCAAGACCTGCTCGCCACCGCCGGGGCAGGAGAAGACGCTAAACAGTGCTGCCGTGATTGtggatgacgatgatgactTCAATCCGCGCGCCAGCGATGCTAGCCAGCAGGAATTCGGCGACTTCGCCGCTGCTTTCGGGCAGCCCTCAGCGGGATCGACGATCAGCGAGCCACCATCAACGGGCCTGATTCCGGCTGCGAACGATGAGTTCGCCGACTTTGCGGCTTTCCAAGGCTCGACAACCTCGACCTCTGCGCTGGACGGTAATTTGCTGAAGACTGCCACGCCGGCGAACGATTCGTTTGACCTGTTTAATTCAGCTCCCACCTCGacggcagcagccacaacGGCTACAGATCTCCTGGCAGGCCTGGGCGATCTGTCCATTCACCAAAGCATGCCCATGG acaATATGATGCCTCCCATTGCCGCCGTCACGGGCAATAATCTGCTCCAGCCCATGTCGGTgaccaataataacaataataccAACGGGGGCGCAGTCCCCGCCGCTGCCAGTGCTCAGTCCACCGCTGTGGGTGCCACCTGGTCGGGCGACCTGAAGGGCGGCAAGATGAACATTGACCTGGACAACCTGCTGATGAGCAAGTCGGGCAAGCCCAGTGCTCCGGCCCCTTCGATGAATGCCCTGAAGACCAACAGTCCGGCAAAGGCGCCACTGAATGTGCAGACGGGTGGCGGATTCCCTGGACTGTCGCCAATGACCAGTCCGAACATTTTTGGGGCTCCGGCACCGCAACAAAGCATTCCACAAAACCAATCAGCATTTGCCAACTTTGGAGcgttccagcagcagcagaatcacagcaataataacaataatagctCGTCGGCATTCGACTTGTTTCAATGA
- the LOC6729093 gene encoding clathrin interactor 1 isoform X3, with translation MVDKFISMWKVRELADKVTNVVMNYTETEGKVREATNDDPWGPTGPLMQELAYSTFSYETFPEVMSMLWKRMLQDNKTNWRRTYKSLLLLNYLVRNGSERVVTSSREHIYDLRSLENYTFTDEGGKDQGINVRHKVRELIDFIQDDDRLREERKKAKKNKDKYIGMSSDAMGMRSGGYSGYSGGSGGGGGGSGGYNDGDYRSSRGDNWYSDKSADKDRYEDDDTHYDGEREGSDSDSPSPRRNYRYNDRASPAEVASEAKPSSLNMNIRSKTVSSPVSKQPTSTASAKPALSQKKIDLGAAANFGKPAPGGAAGIHSPTHRDTPTSVDLMGGASPSPSASKANNNTQSNNNDLLDDLFKTCSPPPGQEKTLNSAAVIVDDDDDFNPRASDASQQEFGDFAAAFGQPSAGSTISEPPSTGLIPAANDEFADFAAFQGSTTSTSALDGNLLKTATPANDSFDLFNSAPTSTAAATTATDLLAGLGDLSIHQSMPMAFLNIPGIVRPPQPRTH, from the exons ATGGTGGATAAGTTCATCAGCATGTGGAAAGTGCGCGAATTGGCGGACAAGGT CACCAATGTCGTGATGAATTACACGGAAACGGAGGGCAAGGTGCGGGAAGCTACCAACGATGATCCGTGGGGGCCTACAGGACCCCTCATGCAGGAATTGGCTTACTCCACCTTCTCATACGAAACATTCCCGGAGGTGATGTCTATGCTGTGGAAGCGCATGCTGCAGGACAATAAAACCAACTGGCGACGCACCTACAAG AGCCTCCTTCTGCTAAACTATTTGGTGCGAAACGGCTCTGAGCGAGTGGTAACCTCCTCTCGGGAGCACATCTACGATCTGCGCTCGCTGGAGAACTATACGTTCACCGACGAGGGTGGCAAGGATCAGGGTATTAATGTTAGGCATAAGGTACGAGAGCTTATAGACTTTATTCAGGACGATGATCGTTTGCGCGAGGAGCGCAAAAAGGCGAAGAAGAACAAGGACAAGTACATCGGCATGAGCAGCGACGCCATGGGCATGCGAAGCGGTGGCTACAGCGGCTATAGTGGTGGCTctggaggaggcggcggtggtAGCGGAGGCTACAATGATGGCGATTACCGCTCTAGTCGTGGAGACAATTGGT ACTCCGACAAAAGCGCCGACAAGGATCGGTATGAGGATGATGATACTCACTACGATGGAGAGCGAGAAGGATCCGACAGCGACTCACCCAGTCCAAG ACGTAACTATCGATACAATGACCGTGCGAGTCCCGCCGAAGTGGCCAGCGAGGCCAAACCTTCCAGCCTCAACATGAACATTCGTTCGAAGACCGTCAGTTCCCCTGTCTCCAAACAGCCCACTTCAACGGCTTCTGCCAAGCCAGCGCTGTCCCAGAAGAAGATCGATCTGGGGGCGGCAGCAAACTTTGGAAAGCCAGCTCCTGGCGGTGCTGCTGGCATCCACTCGCCAACTCACCGTGACACTCCCACCAGCGTGGACTTGATGGGCGGCGCTTCGCCATCGCCGTCTGCTTCCAAGGCAAACAATAATACGCAAAGCAATAACAACGATCTGCTGGACGATCTGTTCAAGACCTGCTCGCCACCGCCGGGGCAGGAGAAGACGCTAAACAGTGCTGCCGTGATTGtggatgacgatgatgactTCAATCCGCGCGCCAGCGATGCTAGCCAGCAGGAATTCGGCGACTTCGCCGCTGCTTTCGGGCAGCCCTCAGCGGGATCGACGATCAGCGAGCCACCATCAACGGGCCTGATTCCGGCTGCGAACGATGAGTTCGCCGACTTTGCGGCTTTCCAAGGCTCGACAACCTCGACCTCTGCGCTGGACGGTAATTTGCTGAAGACTGCCACGCCGGCGAACGATTCGTTTGACCTGTTTAATTCAGCTCCCACCTCGacggcagcagccacaacGGCTACAGATCTCCTGGCAGGCCTGGGCGATCTGTCCATTCACCAAAGCATGCCCATGG CATTTCTCAATATTCCGGGCATTGTGCGGCCTCCGCAGCCGCGGACTCATTAG
- the LOC6729093 gene encoding telomere length regulation protein TEL2 homolog isoform X1 → MVDKFISMWKVRELADKVTNVVMNYTETEGKVREATNDDPWGPTGPLMQELAYSTFSYETFPEVMSMLWKRMLQDNKTNWRRTYKSLLLLNYLVRNGSERVVTSSREHIYDLRSLENYTFTDEGGKDQGINVRHKVRELIDFIQDDDRLREERKKAKKNKDKYIGMSSDAMGMRSGGYSGYSGGSGGGGGGSGGYNDGDYRSSRGDNWYSDKSADKDRYEDDDTHYDGEREGSDSDSPSPRRNYRYNDRASPAEVASEAKPSSLNMNIRSKTVSSPVSKQPTSTASAKPALSQKKIDLGAAANFGKPAPGGAAGIHSPTHRDTPTSVDLMGGASPSPSASKANNNTQSNNNDLLDDLFKTCSPPPGQEKTLNSAAVIVDDDDDFNPRASDASQQEFGDFAAAFGQPSAGSTISEPPSTGLIPAANDEFADFAAFQGSTTSTSALDGNLLKTATPANDSFDLFNSAPTSTAAATTATDLLAGLGDLSIHQSMPMAVEEQLASSNDSMSSASPQPPPEAVRLAFSKAQKQLRDLMQVQSASAVAQVAAILGELHNSNALPGFTTPEQLVGLDRLTCDWSCLAHGEYAALLNQLTELFSQDWPEPSQDVEVLNIFKLDHSFNYVSVAFESLQTRLDKFPNTISSFLENMVKDESLISIALLHISRQRASLMQRFARTIKVMPERKVEELDAQVKAFFQLLISLPAQVANRLGRRLPETFAPVSYQKLLLRQWLKSLHFVLQCDDNGEYFDLEPYSWLLSQAINLIYDGPTLESILRVLKDYAVAPRGRKVVHIILRELDPAACLKTAQSALSAGLNLYVLIGAATLETPHWNHCLLQKLPLQRTPVDNKQLITLASYLNAVAPAQLQILLNQLLGIWSKRISLQKLGSQEHLAISKLLVLAGKCLCRNLETDLNIKRQLHDGLSNHLQSPDALQRHVGMKTVELIFNFIALPDVKEDDRLRFDYDSFKDTFHWHIFEEFDELGQFESPSKTELDEKPCEDQLKQLELHLSDFMSTSEQKEPQKPNIEIKTKPAPKNQNVNMQLDSDDDEPLDEDDDDLKPYDMTNDTTTTIDQRPKFVIDLLHLLREKVENYQVFEGAMGTAEQLIRGQLAKHDTQLALDLLKLFLVMEMQFYYEQFERTQFKCCVAICVAHPGPCAEYLCRQFHTDNSCYSASVRILMLQVLAATAKELSGDENKQDEMEILDVVPPAAKQPRKFEFQQEEESPAARLAAAQRIIRDRLRAKTKRYFSKPKAGDRTEKANPFHPVAGTFFFSLVRGQRTRQMLYVKYENISHDIDTQLLVNLLHTLSVLVMCSQNCPLLPAMTREIFDLCAFVRFNAEARVRAATLQLIGIALVTTPAHVLAQHFAESLNELQRWLNDFIRSPLVGGETSEECRELAQSILDTCYKLFDTAAMQQAA, encoded by the exons ATGGTGGATAAGTTCATCAGCATGTGGAAAGTGCGCGAATTGGCGGACAAGGT CACCAATGTCGTGATGAATTACACGGAAACGGAGGGCAAGGTGCGGGAAGCTACCAACGATGATCCGTGGGGGCCTACAGGACCCCTCATGCAGGAATTGGCTTACTCCACCTTCTCATACGAAACATTCCCGGAGGTGATGTCTATGCTGTGGAAGCGCATGCTGCAGGACAATAAAACCAACTGGCGACGCACCTACAAG AGCCTCCTTCTGCTAAACTATTTGGTGCGAAACGGCTCTGAGCGAGTGGTAACCTCCTCTCGGGAGCACATCTACGATCTGCGCTCGCTGGAGAACTATACGTTCACCGACGAGGGTGGCAAGGATCAGGGTATTAATGTTAGGCATAAGGTACGAGAGCTTATAGACTTTATTCAGGACGATGATCGTTTGCGCGAGGAGCGCAAAAAGGCGAAGAAGAACAAGGACAAGTACATCGGCATGAGCAGCGACGCCATGGGCATGCGAAGCGGTGGCTACAGCGGCTATAGTGGTGGCTctggaggaggcggcggtggtAGCGGAGGCTACAATGATGGCGATTACCGCTCTAGTCGTGGAGACAATTGGT ACTCCGACAAAAGCGCCGACAAGGATCGGTATGAGGATGATGATACTCACTACGATGGAGAGCGAGAAGGATCCGACAGCGACTCACCCAGTCCAAG ACGTAACTATCGATACAATGACCGTGCGAGTCCCGCCGAAGTGGCCAGCGAGGCCAAACCTTCCAGCCTCAACATGAACATTCGTTCGAAGACCGTCAGTTCCCCTGTCTCCAAACAGCCCACTTCAACGGCTTCTGCCAAGCCAGCGCTGTCCCAGAAGAAGATCGATCTGGGGGCGGCAGCAAACTTTGGAAAGCCAGCTCCTGGCGGTGCTGCTGGCATCCACTCGCCAACTCACCGTGACACTCCCACCAGCGTGGACTTGATGGGCGGCGCTTCGCCATCGCCGTCTGCTTCCAAGGCAAACAATAATACGCAAAGCAATAACAACGATCTGCTGGACGATCTGTTCAAGACCTGCTCGCCACCGCCGGGGCAGGAGAAGACGCTAAACAGTGCTGCCGTGATTGtggatgacgatgatgactTCAATCCGCGCGCCAGCGATGCTAGCCAGCAGGAATTCGGCGACTTCGCCGCTGCTTTCGGGCAGCCCTCAGCGGGATCGACGATCAGCGAGCCACCATCAACGGGCCTGATTCCGGCTGCGAACGATGAGTTCGCCGACTTTGCGGCTTTCCAAGGCTCGACAACCTCGACCTCTGCGCTGGACGGTAATTTGCTGAAGACTGCCACGCCGGCGAACGATTCGTTTGACCTGTTTAATTCAGCTCCCACCTCGacggcagcagccacaacGGCTACAGATCTCCTGGCAGGCCTGGGCGATCTGTCCATTCACCAAAGCATGCCCATGG CTGTTGAAGAGCAGTTGGCATCCAGTAATGATTCGATGTCGTCGGCTTCCCCACAGCCACCACCTGAGGCAGTGCGTCTGGCTTTTTCCAAGGCTCAGAAGCAGCTGCGCGATTTAATGCAGGTCCAGAGCGCTTCAGCCGTTGCCCAAGTGGCAGCCATTCTGGGTGAACTGCATAACTCAAATGCACTGCCCGGATTTACCACACCAGAGCAGTTGGTTGGCCTCGATCGTCTGACGTGCGACTGGAGTTGTCTTGCCCATGGAGAGTATGCCGCATTGCTGAATCAATTGACAGAGCTATTCAGCCAGGATTGGCCAGAGCCATCGCAGGATGTCGAAGTccttaacatttttaaactgGATCACAGCTTTAATTATGTATCGGTTGCCTTTGAGTCGCTTCAGACTAGATTGGATAAGTTTCCCAATACAATTAGTTCCTTTCTGGAAAACATGGTTAAGGATGAGAGCCTAATTTCAATCGCCTTGCTGCACATCTCCCGCCAGAGAGCGTCCTTGATGCAGCGCTTTGCGAGGACTATCAAAGTTATGCCGGAAAGAAAAGTGGAGGAGCTGGATGCCCAAGTGAAAGCGTTCTTTCAATTGCTTATCAGTCTGCCAGCCCAGGTGGCCAATCGACTAGGAAGAAGATTGCCGGAGACGTTTGCTCCAGTTTCTTATCAGAAACTCCTGCTGCGCCAGTGGCTGAAATCCTTGCACTTTGTCCTACAGTGCGATGATAATGGGGAATACTTTGATTTGGAACCGTACTCCTGGCTTTTGTCACAGGCTATAAACCTGATTTACGATGGTCCAACTTTGGAAAGCATCCTAAGAGTACTTAAGGACTACGCGGTGGCTCCCAGAGGAAGAAAAGTAGTGCATATCATATTAAGAGAATTGGATCCCGCTGCTTGCCTAAAAACGGCACAATCGGCCCTTTCTGCGGGATTGAACCTGTACGTTCTTATAGGTGCTGCTACCTTGGAGACACCTCATTGGAATCATTGCCTGCTCCAGAAGTTGCCTCTTCAACGCACACCCGTGGATAATAAGCAGCTTATAACATTGGCTAGTTATCTTAACGCCGTAGCTCCTGCTCAACTGCAGATTCTTTTGAATCAGTTGCTTGGAATCTGGTCCAAGCGCATTTCCTTGCAGAAACTGGGCAGCCAAGAGCACTTGGCTATATCCAAATTGCTTGTGTTGGCGGGAAAATGCCTCTGTAGGAATCTTGAAACGGATTTAAACATCAAGCGTCAGCTCCACGATGGACTCAGCAACCATCTGCAGTCCCCAGATGCACTGCAGCGTCATGTAGGAATGAAGACCGTGGAgctaattttcaattttattgctttgcCTGATGTGAAGGAGGATGATCGCCTACGATTCGACTACGATTCATTTAAGGATACATTCCATTGGCACATCTTCGAAGAATTTGATGAACTGGGTCAGTTTGAAAGCCCGAGCAAAACTGAGCTAGATGAGAAGCCTTGTGAGGATCAGCTTAAGCAATTAGAACTACATCTCAGTGACTTTATGAGTACTTCAGAGCAGAAGGAGCCGCAGAAGCcgaatattgaaataaaaacgaagcCCGCTCCCAAAAATCAGAATGTAAACATGCAGCTGGACTCGGATGACGACGAGCCACTGGATGAAGACGATGATGATTTGAAACCCTACGACATGACCAACGATACAACCACCACCATTGATCAGCGTCCCAAATTCGTCATCGACTTACTACACCTGCTTCGAGAAAAAGTGGAGAATTATCAGGTGTTCGAAGGAGCCATGGGCACAGCGGAGCAACTTATACGGGGCCAGCTGGCCAAGCATGATACTCAGTTGGCCTTGGATCTGCTAAAACTTTTCTTGGTCATGGAAATGCAGTTCTACTATGAGCAATTCGAACGTACGCAATTTAAGTGTTGCGTGGCTATTTGTGTGGCTCATCCTGGTCCCTGTGCCGAGTACTTATGCCGCCAGTTCCACACGGATAACTCCTGCTATTCGGCCAGTGTCCGTATTCTGATGCTTCAGGTACTGGCAGCAACGGCGAAAGAACTTTCTGGCGATGAAAACAAGCAGGATGAGATGGAAATTCTGGATGTTGTACCACCGGCAGCCAAGCAGCCCCGAAAGTTCGAATttcagcaggaggaggagagtCCGGCCGCTCGTCTGGCCGCTGCGCAAAGGATCATCCGCGACCGGCTGCGGGCTAAGACGAAGAGATATTTCAGCAAGCCCAAAGCTGGAGATCGAACGGAGAAGGCTAATCCATTTCACCCCGTTGCCGGTACATTTTTCTTCAGTTTGGTGCGGGGACAGCGCACCCGGCAGATGCTTTACGTAAAATACGAAAACATTTCTCACGACATCGACACCCAGTTGCTTGTTAACCTGCTACACACCCTGTCCGTGCTGGTCATGTGCTCCCAGAACTGTCCACTGCTGCCGGCGATGACCCGCGAGATCTTTGACCTGTGCGCCTTTGTGCGTTTCAACGCCGAAGCTCGCGTCCGAGCGGCCACACTGCAGCTAATAGGAATCGCCTTGGTCACCACACCAGCTCATGTGCTGGCCCAGCACTTTGCGGAGTCGTTGAACGAACTGCAGCGCTGGCTGAATGACTTCATAAGATCGCCTTTGGTGGGCGGAGAGACTTCGGAGGAGTGTCGTGAGCTGGCCCAAAGCATTCTGGACACCTGCTACAAACTCTTTGACACAGCCGCCATGCAACAGGCTGCCTAA